CTGCGAGAGCTTGGAGCCGTCGCGGTAGAGGGCGTTGGCCTTCAGCGCGAGCTTCCAGGAGAGCATGTAGGCGTTCTTGCAGTCCTCGACGGTCGCTTCGTTCGGCATGTTGATCGTCTTGGAGATGGCGCCCGAGATGAACGGCTGGGCTGCCGCCATCATGCGGATATGGCTTTCGACCGAAAGGTAGCGCTTGCCAATCTTGCCGCACGGGTTGGCGCAATCGAAGACCGGCAGGTGCTCGGCCTTGAGGAAGGGCGCGCCTTCCAGCGTCATCGCGCCGCAAACGTGGATATTCGCCGCCTCGATGTCCTTCCTCGTGAAGCCGACATGCTCCAGCAGGTTGAAGGACATGTCCGAAAGCTGCTCGTCCGTGACCTTCAGCGTCTCCTTCAGGAAGTCGGCGCCGAGCGTCCACTGGTTGAAGGCGAACTTGATGTCGAAGGCGGACTTCAGGCCCGCATTGACGGCTTCGATCTTCTCGTCGGTGAAGCCCTTGGCCTTCAGCGTCGACGGGTTGATGGCCGGCGCCTGGTTCATGTTGCCATGGCCGACGGCATAGGCCTCGATCTCGGCGATCTGGCTTTCCGAATAGCCGAGCGTGCGCAGCGCTTCCGGCACGGCGCGGTTGATGATCTTGAAGTAGCCGCCGCCGGCGAGCTTCTTGAACTTCACCAGGGCGAAGTCGGGCTCGATGCCGGTCGTGTCGCAGTCCATGACGAGGCCGATCGTGCCGGTCGGCGCGATGACGGTCGTCTGGGCGTTGCGGTAGCCATGCTTCTCGCCGAGCGCCACGGCCTTGTCCCAGGCCGCGGTGGCGTGGGCGACCAGGGCCGGATCGGAGCATTCGTCATGGATGAGGGCGACCGGGTTGACCGACAGCGCCTCATAGCCCGCCGTCTCGCCATAGGCGGCGCGGCGGTGGTTGCGCATGACGCGCAGCATGTTGTCGCGGTTCGGCGCAAAGCCCGGGAACGGGCCGAGCTCGCCGGCCATCTCGGCCGAGGTCGCATAGGCGACGCCCGTCATGATGGCGGTCAGCGCACCGGCGATGGCGCGGCCTTCAGCCGAGTCATATGGGATGCCGGAGGACATCAGCAGGCCGCCGATATTGGCATAGCCGAGGCCGAGCGTGCGGTACTCGTAGGAGAGTTCGGCGATCTGGCGCGAGGGGAACTGCGCCATCATGACCGAGACTTCGAGCACGATGGTCCACAGGCGCACGGCATGTTCGTAGTCGGCGATGTTGATCTTCTTCGTCGCGGCGTCCTTGAACTGCAGGAGGTTCAGCGAGGCGAGGTTGCAGGCCGTGTCGTCGAGGAACATGTATTCCGAGCACGGGTTCGACGCGCGGATGGGGCCGGCAGCCGGGCAGGTGTGCCAGTCGTTCATCGTCGTGTTGAAGTGCAGGCCCGGATCGGCCGACGCCCAGGCGGCGTAGGAGATCGATTCCCACAGGTCGCGCGCCTTCAGCGTCTTCATGACCTTGCCGTCCTTGCGGGCGGTCAGGTGCCATTCCCCGTCATTCTCGACGGCGCGCAGGAAGTCGTCCTTCAGCGAGACGGAGTTGTTGGAGTTCTGGCCGGAAACGGTGAGATAGGCTTCCGAATCCCAGTCCGTGTCATAGGTCTTGAACTCGATGTCCTTGTAGCCCTGCCGGGCGAACTGGACGACGCGCTTGATGTAGTTTTCCGGAACCTGGCTCTTCTTGGCGGCGCGGATCTCGCGCTTGAGGGCCGGGTTCTCGGCGGGGTCGTAGCAGCGCTCGCCCTCGGCCGAGCAATTGACGCAGGCCTTCATGATGGCCTTGAGGTGGCCGGCGACGATCTTCGAGCCGGTGACGAGCGCCGCCACCTTCTGCTCTTCCTTGACCTTCCAGTTGATGTAGTCCTCGATATCCGGATGGTCGATGTCGACCACGACCATCTTGGCGGCGCGGCGCGTCGTGCCGCCCGACTTGATGGCGCCGGCCGCGCGGTCGCCGATCTTCAGGAAGCTCATCAGGCCCGAGGAGCGGCCGCCGCCCGAAAGCTTCTCGCCTTCGCCGCGCAGATGCGAGAAGTTGGAGCCGGTGCCGGAGCCGTATTTGAAGAGGCGCGCTTCACGCACCCACAGGTCCATGATGCCGTTCTCGTTGACGAGATCGTCCTCGACGGACTGGATGAAGCAGGCATGCGGCTGGGGATGCTCGTAGGCCGACCTGGACTTGGTCAGCTTGCCGGTGAAGGGGTCGACATAGAAATGGCCCTGGCCGGGACCGTCGATGCCATAGGCCCAGTGCAGGCCCGTGTTGAACCACTGCGGCGAGTTCGGGGCGACGCGCTGCGTGGCGAGCATGTAGGCGAGTTCGTCCTTGAAGGCGGCAGCGTCTTCCTCGGAAGCGAAATACTTGCCCTTCCAGCCCCAGTAGGTCCAGGTGCCGGCAAGACGGTCGAAGACCTGGCGGGCATCGGTTTCCGAGCCGAAGCGCTCACCCTCGGGAAGCGCTTTCAAGGCTTCGGTATCGGGCACGGAGCGCCACAGGAAGGAGGGAACGTCGTTCTCCTCGACCTTCTTCAGCCGCGCCGGCACGCCGGCCTTGCGGAAGTATTTCTGCGCGAGGATGTCGGCGGCGACCTGGGAGAACTGCGCCGGCACGTCGATATCGGCCAGGCGGAAGACGATGGAGCCGTCCGGGTTCTTGATCTCGCTGGTGGCCTTGCGGAACTCGATCTCCGCATAGGCCGACTGGCCAGGTTTTGTGAAGCGACGTTCTATGCGCATTTCCGTTGTCCTCTGCTGCCGCATCCTGTCGTTGAAAACAGGGCGCAATTAACCCCGTCCGGCCGCAATGCCCTTGCAGCCAGCCCCGATCTTCCAATCCTTGCGGGAAACCCGATCGATCTCGGATGTCCTGTATCTTGTGCTGAGTTTGGCTGCAAACACTAAATATAGTATTAACAGATAGTTTATTCCAGACCCTGCGGGCGCGAAGGCGCATCAAAAAACCGGGCGCAAAAGCACCCTTGCGGTGAGCGGATCATCCGCCCCGCCGCATGCGCAGGAAACGCGATTTCGTGATGGGAACCGACCTCGTAACTTTACGGTCCAGTCGCCGCCGCAACTTGGAATTCATTAACCTCATCAGCCCGATTCTCGTCAAGGGCTGGTTTGTGAATGAAGTTTGAACTCTATATCTTGTGCCTGTGGGCTGTGGAAAATGGGGACATCGCGCAAGGCCTGAAAAATCAGCAGGTTCCGGCCGAAAGGTGAGGCGGCGTGACATGCCTCTGTGGAAAAGCAAAAAAAATCATGGGTGAAAAGAAGGGATTTTTCGACATCCCGACATCAGGGAATAGTCATCCCCGAAGAGTTGTGATCCGTGGATAAAGTGATTCTCCCTGCCGTCAACCCGACTCGCCGGCGGCCCTTTTTAGCGGCCGCGATGCTGCGGCTTCCCGGGCGGAAACGCCCGGAAAACGGCTGGAAAAGGCGAGGACTCTGGCGCGAAAGAAACGCCGGCGCACAGGGCAGGCGAGACGCCGCCGCTATCAGCCGCGGCTGCCCTTGGCGATCGGCTCCTGGTAGGTGAAGCCCATGTCCCAGGGGAAATAGATCCAGGTGTCCTGGCTGACTTCGGTGACGAAGGTGTCGACCAGCGGACGGCCCTTGGGCTTGGCGTAGACGGCGGCGAAATGCGCTTTCGGCAGCATGGCGCGGACCTGCGCGGCGGTCTTGCCGGTATCCGTCAGGTCGTCGACGATGAGGATGCCTTCGCCGCCCTGCTCGGTGAGCTCCGGCGAGATTCCCTTGAGGACGTGCATGTCGCCCTGCGAGACATAATCGTGGTAGGAGGCGACGCAGACCGTCTCGATCAGGCGGATGTTCAGTTCGCGCGAGATGACCGCCGCCGGCACGAGGCCGCCGCGGGTGATGCAGACGATCGCCTTCCATTCGCGGTCTCCGTCCGCCAGCCGCCAGGCGAGCGCGCGCGCGTCGCGGTGAAACTGATCCCAGGAAACGGGGAAGGCTTTGTCGGGCAGCGACATGACGGGCTCCTGATAGGCGGAAAAAAAGAAGATTCCTTCTCTCTAATGCAAGTCGCCGCTCAAGGAAATCGCCGCCCGGCCATGCAGGCCGGGCGATCCACAGCCAAGTCCGCCTCAGCGGGACATCAGCACCGGCACGCGGGCGTGGCGCATCATGGCGCTGGTGACGCCGCCGAAGAGGCGCTGGCGCAGCCGCGAATGGCTGTAGGCGCCCATGACGATGAGGCCCGCGCCGATCTCCGTCGCACGGTGGTTGACGGTCTCGGCGACGGAATGCCGCTCCGATCCGCGCGAGGCGACGGTGGTCTTGATGCCGTGCCGGGCGAGCGTCGCCGCAAGTTCGGCGCCGCAGAACTCGCGCGACTGCATGGAGTTCTCCGGCGGATCGACGGTGAAGATCTCGACCTCCTTCGCCGCCGTCAGGAAGGGCAGGGCGTCGAAGGCGGCGCGCGCCGATTCCTTCGAGCCGTTCCAGGCGAGCAGCACCCGGTCGATCGGTTCGGGGCCGGCCGGCGCATTGGAGACGAGATAGACCGGGCGGCCGCTCTCGTAGAGCAGGTCCTCGATATCCTCCTGCGCCGGGCCGTCGGCGTCCGGGTCGAACTGCCCGGCGATGACGATGTCGGCGCCGCGCGCGCTGTCGATGACGCCGGCCGAGGCATAGCCGGCGGTGCCGGTGAAGAGGCGCCATTCATAGGAGATGTCATCGCGCTCGCAGCGCGAGCGGAAGGCCTGCTCGACCTCGCGCGATTGCCGGCGGGCGCGTTCCTGCAGGTCGAGGACGGCGCTCGGATCGGGATATTCCATGGGCGCGATCAACGTGACCACGACCGGCGATTCCGCGTGAATGCCGACGACATGCCCGCCGGTGCGGCGCGCGAGCGCGAGCGCGTGGTCCGTCACCTTGCCGGCATCCTCCGCGGCGCTCAGCACCGCCACGATGGTCTTGTAGCTCATTTCGGCCTCCTGTCTGGTCCACACTTGCGCCTGCCGAAACGCCACAACCTTGATCGGGATCAAACGCCCGCCTTGGCCGCGGCGATTTCTGCAATCATCGCAAGTATATCACGTTCGGCCGCAAGCGCCGGAGATTCCTCGCGGCTGCGGATGACGATTTCCGTCGAGAAGCGGTTTTCCGAAAAGCGCGGATAGGAGCCGATGCTGGTCTCCGGATGGTTCTTCTGGATCTCGGCGAGCGCGCTGCCGATATCTCCCTCGCCGAAGGGCGAGGCGACGGAACGCTGGAGCATGGGCCGCCCGCCCTCGAGCTTCGGCACGACGGTGCCGAGCATCGCGGTGAAGACCTGCGGCACGCCCGCCATCACATAGACATTGCCGATATGGAAGCCCGGCGCCGTGGAAACGGCATTCTCGATATGGACGGAGCCCTCGGGCATGCGCGCCATGCGCTTGCGGGCCTCGTTGAACTCGACGCCGCGCCGCGCATACATCGCGCCGAGCAGCTCCATCGCCAGCGGATCGTGCAGGCACGGCACGCCGAACGCCTTGGAGACGGCGTCCGCGGTGATGTCGTCATGGGTCGGGCCGATGCCGCCGGAGGTGAAGACATAGGTATGGCGGGCGCGCAGCGCATTCAGCGCCTCGACGATCGCGTCTTCGTCGTCGCCGACGATGCGCACTTCCTTGAGGTCGATGCCGGCGAGGAAGAGCATGTCGGCGAGCTGGCCGATATTCTTGTCCTTGGTGCGCCCGGAAAGGAGTTCGTCGCCGATGGCGAGCATGGCGGCGGTGGCGGCGGGGCTGGAACTCATGGGCGCTCTCTGGACTTCGGACAATATTGCCGACCGATGCGGCGGCATTGTCAATGGAGGGTGAACAGTCTGTCGACCGGGCAGCTTCTGGGTGGCCGCCACCCTGAAGTGCTACATCCAAGGCGACGCCGCGATCAAGCGGAAAGGCATCGCAAGACAGGAGACGACGATGGCGAAAGTTCTGGTTCTTTACTATTCGGCCTACGGGCACATCGAAGCCATGGCCTATGCTGCGGCGGAAGGCGCGAAGTCGGCCGGTGCCGACGTGACCGTCAAGCGCGTCCCGGAACTGGTTCCGGAAGAGGTTGCCAAGGCTTCCTACTACAAGATGGACCAGAAGGCCGAGATCGCCACCGTGGCCGAACTCGAAAACTACGACGCCATCATCGTCGGCGCCGGCACGCGCTTCGGCACGGTCGCCTCGCAGATGCGCAATTTCTGGGACCAGACGGGCGGCCTTTGGGCGCAGGGCAAGCTGGTCGGCAAGGTCGGCTCGGTCTTCACCTCCTCGGCGACCCAGCACGGCGGCCAGGAATCCACCATCCTCGGCTTCATCCCCACGCTGCTGCACCACGGCCTTGCCGTCGTCGGCCTGCCCTATGCCTTCCAGGGCCAGATGGGCGTCGATGCCGTCAAGGGCGGCTCGCCCTACGGCGCTTCGACGATCACCGACGGCGACGGCTCGCGCCAGCCTTCGGAAGTCGAACTGGATGCCGCCCGCTTCCAGGGCGCGCATGTCGCCAAGATCGCGGCAAAGCTTTCGGCCTGACGTTCTCCTGAAACGTCGCTGAAAAAGAGGGTGCGGCCAGCGTCAGGGGCCGCACCCTTTTTGTTTGCCGTGATTCCGGAAGAATGCTGGTGCGGGCGGCGGGGATCGAACCCGCACAGCCAAGGCCGAGGGATTTTAAGTCCCTTGCGTCTACCAGTTTCGCCACGCCCGCTTCCCGCGCGTTTTCGATTGCCGGGGCGAAGCAGTCAAGAGGCGTTCACAAAATACCGCTTGGCGGGCAGGGGCAGCTGTTCTCAAGCCGCTACCGGAGTGTCCCGGCTTTCGATCTCGGGAATGGAAGCCAGTTCGTCCCTGAGGGCCGGCAGGGTGATCTTGATGTCGTAACTGGTCTGCAGGTTCAACCAGAACTGGGGCGTGGTCTTGAAGAATTTGGCAAGGCGGAGGGCCGTGTCCGTCGTGACCGGCGACTGCTCCGTTGCCAGCCGTTCGATGCGTGTGCGCGGAACCCCGAGCTTTCGGGCAAGGGCGCCGGCGCTCATGCCGAGGGGCAGCAGATAGTCCTCCCGAAGGATTTCGCCGGGATGGACCGGAGGCAGGATGCTGGTCATCTTCGATCTCCTTTGTGCGGCCTCAGTGATAGTCGACGATCTCGACGGCCTCGGCGCCACCGTCGGACCAGACGAAGCAGATGCGCCATTGGTCGTTGATGCGAATCGAATGCTGGCCTTTGCGGTCACCCCTCAGGGCCTCCAGGCGGTTGCCGGGAGGGCTTCGAAGGTCGTCCAGCGTTGCTGCGTTCTCGATCATCGTCAGCTTGCGGATCGCGGATCTGGAAAGATCCGCCGGAAATCCCTTCGGAATATTGCCGATCGCTACGGCTTCCGTTCTCGAATCTTTGTAGGAACGGATCATCAGCCAGCCTCGAGCAGATGTGTATCATATGATGATACATTCCGGTGGTCAAGGCATGAGAGCGGCGGAGGCGCCCGTGAGATCGCTCCGCCGCTGGCAGTCAGCCCGAAACCGCGTTCACCGCGAAGTAGAACAGCGCCGAGATCGCTGCCGCCGAGGGCAGGGTGACGATCCAGGCGATGACGATGTTGCCGGCGATGCCCCAGCGGACGGCCGAGACGCGGCGGGCGGCGCCGACGCCGATGATGGCGCCGGTGATCGTGTGGGTCGTGGAGACCGGGATGCCGAGCCATGTCGCGGCGAAGAGGGTGATCGCGCCACCGGTTTCGGCGCAGAAGCCCTGCATCGGGTTGAGGCGGGTGATCTTCGAGCCCATCGTGTGCACGATGCGCCAGCCGCCCATCAGCGTGCCGAGCGCCATGGCGGACTGGCAGGTGATCACCACCCAGAAGGGGACGTAGAAGTCGCCGCCGAGATAGCCCTGCGAATAGAGCAGTACGGCGATGATGCCCATGGTCTTCTGCGCGTCGTTGCCGCCGTGGCCGAGCGAATAGAGCGAGGCGGACAGGAACTGCATGACGCGGAAGGTGCGGTCGACGGCAAAGGGCGTCTGGCGCACGAAGATCCACGAGACGATCAGGATGAGGATCAGCGCCAGGAAGAAGCCGATGGCCGGCGACAGGAAGATGGCGCTCGCCGTCTTGATGAGGCCGCTCCACACGACGGCGTCGAAGCCGGTCTTGGCGAGGCCCGCGCCGACGAGGCCGCCGATCAGCGCATGCGAGGAGCTCGACGGGATGCCGAAGACCCAGGTGACGACGTTCCAGATGATCGCCCCCATCAGCGCCGAGAAGATGACCAGCGGGCTGACGATGGAAGGATCGATGATGCCCTTGCCCAGCGTCTCGGCGACATGCAGGCCGAAGAACAGGAAGGCGATGAAGTTGAAGAAGGCCGCCCACAGGACAGCGTATTGCGGGCGCAGCACGCGGGTGGAGACGATCGTAGCGATGGAATTCGCCGCGTCGTGCAGGCCGTTCAGGAAGTCGAAGACGAGCGCGATGCCGACGAGGCCGACCAGCAGCGGAAGGGCGAGCGTGGCGTCCATCAGACGTTCTCGATCACGATACCGCTGATTTCATTGGCGACGTCCTCGAAGCGGTCGACGACCTTCTCGAGTTCCCCGTAGATCTCGCTGCCGATGATATAGGCCATCGGATCGGTCTTGCCGAATTCCCTGAAGAGGTCCTTCAGGCCGCGGTCGTGCAATTCGTCGGAGCGGCCCTCGACGCGGGTGATCTCTTCCGCGATGGTGCCGAGGCGGCCGGCATGCACGCCGATCTTGTCGAGCAGCGGGATCGCCTCGGCGATGAGATGGGCGGCCTTGACGACGGTCTCGCCCATTTCCTGCATGCCGGGCTGGAAGCTCGTCTGCTCGTAGAGGCGGATGGTCTTGACCGTCTTGTGCATCATGTCGATGGCGTCGTC
The Shinella zoogloeoides DNA segment above includes these coding regions:
- a CDS encoding vitamin B12-dependent ribonucleotide reductase, whose translation is MRIERRFTKPGQSAYAEIEFRKATSEIKNPDGSIVFRLADIDVPAQFSQVAADILAQKYFRKAGVPARLKKVEENDVPSFLWRSVPDTEALKALPEGERFGSETDARQVFDRLAGTWTYWGWKGKYFASEEDAAAFKDELAYMLATQRVAPNSPQWFNTGLHWAYGIDGPGQGHFYVDPFTGKLTKSRSAYEHPQPHACFIQSVEDDLVNENGIMDLWVREARLFKYGSGTGSNFSHLRGEGEKLSGGGRSSGLMSFLKIGDRAAGAIKSGGTTRRAAKMVVVDIDHPDIEDYINWKVKEEQKVAALVTGSKIVAGHLKAIMKACVNCSAEGERCYDPAENPALKREIRAAKKSQVPENYIKRVVQFARQGYKDIEFKTYDTDWDSEAYLTVSGQNSNNSVSLKDDFLRAVENDGEWHLTARKDGKVMKTLKARDLWESISYAAWASADPGLHFNTTMNDWHTCPAAGPIRASNPCSEYMFLDDTACNLASLNLLQFKDAATKKINIADYEHAVRLWTIVLEVSVMMAQFPSRQIAELSYEYRTLGLGYANIGGLLMSSGIPYDSAEGRAIAGALTAIMTGVAYATSAEMAGELGPFPGFAPNRDNMLRVMRNHRRAAYGETAGYEALSVNPVALIHDECSDPALVAHATAAWDKAVALGEKHGYRNAQTTVIAPTGTIGLVMDCDTTGIEPDFALVKFKKLAGGGYFKIINRAVPEALRTLGYSESQIAEIEAYAVGHGNMNQAPAINPSTLKAKGFTDEKIEAVNAGLKSAFDIKFAFNQWTLGADFLKETLKVTDEQLSDMSFNLLEHVGFTRKDIEAANIHVCGAMTLEGAPFLKAEHLPVFDCANPCGKIGKRYLSVESHIRMMAAAQPFISGAISKTINMPNEATVEDCKNAYMLSWKLALKANALYRDGSKLSQPLNASLIEDEEDEDDAVEALVAAPAAAQAVQVTEKIVERIVERLVRDREKLPNRRQGYTQKAVIGGHKVYLRTGEFGDGRLGEIFIDMHKEGAAFRAMMNNFAIAISLGLQYGVPLEEYVEAFTFTKFEPAGMVIGNDAIKNATSILDYVFRELAVSYLGRHDLAHVDTSDFGNTALGKGIQEGKTNLISTGWTRGHKPTLVQGGQSERSLSEPKGAATAAPAKAASTGNVTSFAGSAARKLEPATAVATSEIVAFKRDYEERAAELAEEIAEEVADEAPESVTALFSDKAAAEAASAKAEAKKLEAERRMRSIAQGYTGNMCSECQNFTMVRNGTCEKCDTCGATSGCS
- the gpt gene encoding xanthine phosphoribosyltransferase, translated to MSLPDKAFPVSWDQFHRDARALAWRLADGDREWKAIVCITRGGLVPAAVISRELNIRLIETVCVASYHDYVSQGDMHVLKGISPELTEQGGEGILIVDDLTDTGKTAAQVRAMLPKAHFAAVYAKPKGRPLVDTFVTEVSQDTWIYFPWDMGFTYQEPIAKGSRG
- a CDS encoding universal stress protein, encoding MSYKTIVAVLSAAEDAGKVTDHALALARRTGGHVVGIHAESPVVVTLIAPMEYPDPSAVLDLQERARRQSREVEQAFRSRCERDDISYEWRLFTGTAGYASAGVIDSARGADIVIAGQFDPDADGPAQEDIEDLLYESGRPVYLVSNAPAGPEPIDRVLLAWNGSKESARAAFDALPFLTAAKEVEIFTVDPPENSMQSREFCGAELAATLARHGIKTTVASRGSERHSVAETVNHRATEIGAGLIVMGAYSHSRLRQRLFGGVTSAMMRHARVPVLMSR
- a CDS encoding competence/damage-inducible protein A, whose protein sequence is MSSSPAATAAMLAIGDELLSGRTKDKNIGQLADMLFLAGIDLKEVRIVGDDEDAIVEALNALRARHTYVFTSGGIGPTHDDITADAVSKAFGVPCLHDPLAMELLGAMYARRGVEFNEARKRMARMPEGSVHIENAVSTAPGFHIGNVYVMAGVPQVFTAMLGTVVPKLEGGRPMLQRSVASPFGEGDIGSALAEIQKNHPETSIGSYPRFSENRFSTEIVIRSREESPALAAERDILAMIAEIAAAKAGV
- the wrbA gene encoding NAD(P)H:quinone oxidoreductase type IV, with product MAKVLVLYYSAYGHIEAMAYAAAEGAKSAGADVTVKRVPELVPEEVAKASYYKMDQKAEIATVAELENYDAIIVGAGTRFGTVASQMRNFWDQTGGLWAQGKLVGKVGSVFTSSATQHGGQESTILGFIPTLLHHGLAVVGLPYAFQGQMGVDAVKGGSPYGASTITDGDGSRQPSEVELDAARFQGAHVAKIAAKLSA
- a CDS encoding HigA family addiction module antitoxin; translation: MTSILPPVHPGEILREDYLLPLGMSAGALARKLGVPRTRIERLATEQSPVTTDTALRLAKFFKTTPQFWLNLQTSYDIKITLPALRDELASIPEIESRDTPVAA
- a CDS encoding type II toxin-antitoxin system RelE/ParE family toxin, which codes for MIRSYKDSRTEAVAIGNIPKGFPADLSRSAIRKLTMIENAATLDDLRSPPGNRLEALRGDRKGQHSIRINDQWRICFVWSDGGAEAVEIVDYH
- a CDS encoding inorganic phosphate transporter, coding for MDATLALPLLVGLVGIALVFDFLNGLHDAANSIATIVSTRVLRPQYAVLWAAFFNFIAFLFFGLHVAETLGKGIIDPSIVSPLVIFSALMGAIIWNVVTWVFGIPSSSSHALIGGLVGAGLAKTGFDAVVWSGLIKTASAIFLSPAIGFFLALILILIVSWIFVRQTPFAVDRTFRVMQFLSASLYSLGHGGNDAQKTMGIIAVLLYSQGYLGGDFYVPFWVVITCQSAMALGTLMGGWRIVHTMGSKITRLNPMQGFCAETGGAITLFAATWLGIPVSTTHTITGAIIGVGAARRVSAVRWGIAGNIVIAWIVTLPSAAAISALFYFAVNAVSG
- a CDS encoding DUF47 domain-containing protein, with protein sequence MLSLFRKLMPREDRFFDLFEQHSRTVVGAAESLRTLLAGGPDMEKHCDRIVELENQADEITHEVLQAVRRSFITPFDRGDIKDLIQSMDDAIDMMHKTVKTIRLYEQTSFQPGMQEMGETVVKAAHLIAEAIPLLDKIGVHAGRLGTIAEEITRVEGRSDELHDRGLKDLFREFGKTDPMAYIIGSEIYGELEKVVDRFEDVANEISGIVIENV